The Pseudarthrobacter sp. NS4 genome includes a window with the following:
- a CDS encoding benzoate/H(+) symporter BenE family transporter: protein MPTFRQDPATQPETAAAPVPHEPAPGLAAAEMPPAQQPLLERPGARPAGPRRFLRDVAPTYLSNGAIGLVFTASGPIAVTLAVGAAGGLSQDQLASWVFGIMFSGGAATLIMSLLYRQPLAFAWSIPGTVLLGPSLQHLSFAEVVGTFFTAGLLILALGATGVVRRIMATIPLPIVMAMVAAVFLRFGTDIVSSSQANPAVAAPMVGAFLLLTALPALGKFLPPVLGTLVAGCLAVAVSGQFVPAEPGPLLAAPVFTPPVFTWASQLELVVPLALTVLFVQNGQGIAVLRTAGHRPPVNVFAIVSGAFSLLNAGFGAVSACVTGPTNALLTSSGVKERQYTAAVTYGCLALLFAALAPTLTRLMLATPREFVLVLGGIAMLRALQQAFVTAFSSTFTLGALVTFVVTISGLDLFSIHAAFCGLVIGYAASQLLERPDHAGS from the coding sequence ATGCCCACTTTCCGCCAGGACCCAGCCACCCAACCCGAGACCGCAGCAGCGCCCGTCCCCCATGAGCCGGCGCCCGGGCTGGCGGCCGCTGAGATGCCGCCTGCGCAGCAACCGCTCCTGGAACGGCCCGGAGCCCGTCCAGCCGGACCACGCCGTTTCCTCCGGGACGTAGCCCCGACCTACCTTTCCAACGGCGCCATTGGCCTGGTCTTCACGGCTTCCGGGCCCATCGCCGTCACCCTCGCCGTCGGGGCAGCGGGCGGGCTGAGCCAGGACCAGCTCGCCTCGTGGGTTTTCGGGATCATGTTCTCCGGCGGTGCCGCGACACTGATTATGTCGCTGCTGTACCGGCAGCCATTGGCGTTCGCCTGGTCGATTCCCGGCACGGTACTGCTCGGGCCGTCGCTGCAGCACCTTTCCTTTGCGGAGGTGGTGGGCACGTTCTTCACTGCCGGCCTGCTCATCCTGGCACTGGGCGCCACCGGAGTGGTCCGTCGGATCATGGCGACGATCCCCCTGCCGATCGTCATGGCCATGGTCGCCGCCGTGTTCCTCCGCTTCGGCACGGACATCGTCTCCTCAAGCCAAGCCAACCCGGCCGTCGCGGCCCCGATGGTGGGCGCGTTCCTGCTCCTGACCGCCCTGCCGGCCCTGGGGAAATTCCTTCCCCCCGTTCTGGGGACGCTGGTGGCCGGTTGCCTGGCGGTGGCGGTCAGCGGGCAGTTTGTTCCCGCGGAGCCGGGACCCCTCCTGGCCGCCCCGGTCTTCACCCCTCCGGTGTTCACGTGGGCGTCGCAGCTGGAGCTGGTGGTTCCCCTGGCCTTGACGGTGCTGTTCGTCCAGAATGGCCAGGGCATCGCCGTGCTTCGGACGGCCGGACACCGGCCGCCCGTGAACGTTTTCGCCATCGTTTCCGGCGCGTTCTCCTTGCTGAACGCCGGCTTCGGCGCGGTATCGGCTTGCGTGACGGGCCCTACGAACGCCCTGTTGACGTCGTCGGGAGTTAAAGAACGGCAGTACACAGCAGCGGTGACCTATGGTTGCCTCGCCCTGCTCTTCGCAGCCCTGGCCCCCACCCTGACCCGGCTGATGCTTGCCACGCCCAGGGAATTCGTCCTGGTCCTGGGCGGAATTGCGATGCTGCGCGCACTCCAGCAGGCATTCGTGACCGCCTTCTCCTCCACCTTTACGCTGGGCGCGCTGGTGACCTTCGTGGTGACCATCTCCGGCCTGGACCTGTTCAGCATCCACGCAGCCTTCTGCGGCCTGGTCATCGGTTACGCCGCCTCGCAGCTGCTGGAGCGTCCGGACCATGCAGGATCGTAA
- the catA gene encoding catechol 1,2-dioxygenase: MTETQLDTRNEKEGTAVEAGSKATERFAASGKLSELTVPKERVSLLAGALIKAANDIVVEHQVTYEEYNALKAWLIKVGTDGEWPLFLDVWLEHTVEDVNSQDRPGTRGTIEGPYYVPGSPELATPATVLMRDGEEGTPLRFTGQFTDTNGNALQGAQVEIWHADAAGFYSQYAPGLPEWLFRATVKADDEGRFEINTMRPAPYQIPTDGACGQLIEAAGWHAWRPAHIHIKVSAPGYQPVTQQLYFPGDPHNADDIASAVKPELMLDPKPRTDGGAGEDAVYNYVLAKEGETK; encoded by the coding sequence ATGACTGAGACCCAGCTGGATACCCGGAACGAGAAAGAGGGCACTGCCGTTGAAGCCGGATCGAAGGCCACCGAGCGCTTCGCCGCTTCCGGTAAGCTCTCGGAACTGACGGTGCCCAAGGAGCGCGTGAGCCTGCTGGCCGGGGCGCTCATCAAGGCCGCCAATGACATCGTCGTTGAGCACCAGGTCACCTACGAGGAATACAACGCGCTGAAGGCGTGGCTGATCAAGGTAGGCACCGACGGCGAGTGGCCGCTGTTCCTGGACGTGTGGCTGGAGCACACGGTGGAAGACGTCAACTCCCAGGACCGTCCCGGCACGAGGGGCACCATCGAGGGCCCGTACTACGTACCCGGCTCTCCGGAGCTTGCGACGCCGGCCACTGTCCTCATGCGCGACGGGGAAGAGGGCACCCCCCTGCGCTTCACCGGCCAGTTCACGGACACCAACGGCAATGCCCTCCAGGGTGCGCAGGTGGAGATCTGGCACGCGGACGCCGCCGGCTTCTACTCGCAGTACGCCCCGGGCCTGCCGGAGTGGCTCTTCCGGGCCACGGTCAAGGCCGACGACGAAGGCCGTTTCGAAATCAACACCATGCGCCCGGCGCCGTACCAGATCCCCACGGACGGCGCCTGCGGTCAGCTCATTGAGGCGGCCGGCTGGCACGCCTGGCGTCCGGCCCACATCCACATCAAGGTGTCGGCACCCGGCTACCAGCCCGTCACCCAGCAGCTCTACTTCCCGGGTGACCCGCACAACGCAGACGACATCGCCTCGGCCGTCAAGCCTGAACTGATGCTGGACCCCAAACCCCGCACGGATGGTGGAGCCGGCGAGGACGCTGTGTACAACTACGTCCTCGCCAAGGAAGGCGAGACCAAGTAG
- the benA gene encoding benzoate 1,2-dioxygenase large subunit → MTENLIHAREVLADAVIDDRENGIIRAKREIFTDQEIFELEMKHIFEGNWVYLAHESQIPNVGDYFTTYIGRTPVMITRDKDEKLNCIVNACSHRGAMLCRRKTDNRTTFTCPFHGWTFKNSGELLKVKDSRNAGYPETFNKEGSHDLTKVARFESYRGFLFGSLKADVLPLEEHLGDATKVIDSIVDQSPDGLEVLRGSSTYTYDGNWKVQAENGADGYHVTAVHWNYAATTARRSAGDSANTTKAMDAGKWGKVKGGFYSYDHGHLLLWQEWTNPEDRPLWDRREELVQKYGEEMANFMINISRNLCLYPNVYIMDQFSSQIRHFRPISADQTEVTIYCIAPKGESQENRSKRIRQYEDFFNATGMATPDDLEEFRSCNKTYWATSAPWNDMTRGSTHEIAGPDEQAQALGMTRVIASGVRTEDEGLYPIQHGYWKEVMDRALAEEEERSAPDCVPVSA, encoded by the coding sequence ATGACCGAGAACCTGATCCATGCCCGCGAGGTCCTTGCCGACGCCGTGATAGACGACCGTGAGAACGGCATCATCCGGGCCAAGCGCGAAATCTTCACCGACCAGGAGATCTTCGAGCTCGAGATGAAGCACATCTTCGAAGGCAACTGGGTGTACCTGGCCCATGAGTCCCAGATCCCCAACGTGGGTGACTACTTCACCACTTACATCGGCCGCACCCCGGTGATGATCACCCGGGACAAGGACGAGAAGCTCAACTGCATCGTCAACGCCTGTTCGCACCGCGGCGCCATGCTGTGCCGCCGCAAGACGGACAACCGCACCACCTTCACCTGCCCGTTCCACGGCTGGACGTTCAAGAACTCCGGCGAGCTGCTGAAGGTCAAGGACTCCCGGAACGCCGGCTACCCCGAGACCTTCAACAAGGAAGGCTCGCACGACCTCACCAAGGTGGCCCGCTTCGAGTCCTACCGCGGCTTCCTGTTCGGCTCGCTGAAGGCTGACGTGCTTCCGCTCGAGGAGCACCTGGGCGACGCCACCAAGGTGATCGACTCGATCGTTGACCAGTCACCCGACGGCCTGGAGGTGCTGCGCGGTTCCTCCACCTACACCTACGACGGCAACTGGAAAGTCCAGGCGGAGAACGGCGCCGACGGCTACCACGTCACGGCCGTGCACTGGAACTACGCCGCCACCACCGCCCGCCGCAGCGCCGGTGACTCCGCCAACACGACCAAGGCCATGGACGCCGGCAAATGGGGCAAGGTCAAGGGGGGCTTCTACTCCTACGACCACGGGCACCTGCTGCTGTGGCAGGAATGGACCAACCCCGAGGACCGCCCGCTCTGGGACCGCCGCGAGGAACTGGTCCAGAAGTACGGCGAGGAGATGGCCAACTTCATGATCAACATCTCGCGCAACCTGTGCCTGTACCCGAACGTGTACATCATGGACCAGTTCTCCTCGCAGATCCGCCACTTCCGGCCGATTTCCGCGGACCAGACCGAGGTGACGATCTACTGCATCGCTCCCAAGGGCGAGTCCCAGGAGAACCGCTCCAAGCGCATCCGGCAGTACGAGGACTTCTTCAACGCCACCGGCATGGCCACGCCGGACGATTTGGAGGAATTCCGCTCCTGCAACAAGACCTACTGGGCCACCAGCGCCCCGTGGAACGACATGACCCGCGGCTCCACCCACGAGATCGCCGGTCCGGACGAGCAGGCCCAGGCCCTGGGCATGACCAGGGTCATCGCCTCCGGCGTGCGCACCGAAGACGAAGGGCTCTACCCCATCCAGCACGGGTACTGGAAGGAAGTCATGGACCGTGCCCTGGCGGAGGAAGAGGAGCGTTCCGCGCCGGACTGTGTCCCCGTCTCCGCCTGA
- the benB gene encoding benzoate 1,2-dioxygenase small subunit, which translates to MTNLTQTAPVLKAAEEIATLETVRAFLYREARLLDDRQFDEWLECYHPDSEFWMPAWDVDDQLTQDPQNEISLIYYDNRGGIEDRVFRIKTDRSSATSLPEPRTGHNITDVEVLANDCGRVEVRFNWFTLYFRYNTTDTYFGTSYYTIDLSGPEPVILKKKVVLKNDYIHHVVDVYMI; encoded by the coding sequence ATGACCAACCTGACCCAAACCGCCCCGGTCCTCAAGGCCGCGGAGGAGATTGCAACCCTCGAAACCGTCCGGGCGTTCCTTTACCGGGAAGCCCGTCTGCTGGACGACCGCCAGTTCGATGAGTGGCTCGAGTGCTACCACCCCGACTCCGAATTCTGGATGCCGGCCTGGGACGTGGATGACCAGCTGACGCAGGACCCGCAGAACGAGATCTCCCTTATCTACTACGACAACCGCGGCGGCATCGAGGACCGGGTGTTCCGGATCAAGACCGACCGGTCTTCGGCCACCTCCCTCCCCGAGCCGCGCACGGGGCACAACATCACGGACGTTGAGGTTTTGGCGAACGACTGCGGCCGGGTCGAGGTGCGCTTCAACTGGTTCACGCTCTACTTCCGCTACAACACGACGGACACGTACTTCGGCACCAGCTACTACACGATCGACCTTTCCGGCCCGGAGCCGGTGATCCTGAAGAAGAAGGTAGTCCTGAAGAACGACTACATCCACCACGTGGTGGACGTCTACATGATCTGA
- the benC gene encoding benzoate 1,2-dioxygenase electron transfer component BenC produces MGHKVALSFEDGVTKVIKVGDYETVMDAAYKARINIPSDCRDGACGTCKAFCDSGSFDPGDYIDDAMTEEELEKGYLLTCQAVPESDLAIQIPATSESAKTAAATFSSTIKELNRHTDSTVSFTLEVDNRDALAFLPGQYVNLKVPGTDAERSYSFSSGPEVQDTSFMVRVTPQGAMSEYLRDRAAVGDSIDFTGPYGSFFLREPKRPLLLLAGGTGLAPLLSILEKLSENPPSTPVHLIYGLTREADIVGLDWLRAYEAKLPGFTWDYIASEPGTSAPHTGYVTQIIEPKHLSEGDVDIYLCGPPPMVNAVSKWLDTEGIQPANFYFERFAPKETTGGDAETGVPAPAEKIQAEGDTMSRGEAVSSLETGRLDFRKEDSFVQLDARMGLELAVSELLLGRLSEEQLRQFRRLAEATTASVDGGSIRDPEEFARTNEEFHEYLFMVCDNPMLLESYRRLDVHAQMAAVLEAGTPIFARVTQDHLDIVDAFERGDKDSLRAVITAHAHDAKDTMAGAIDAKAAL; encoded by the coding sequence ATGGGCCACAAAGTAGCCCTCAGCTTCGAAGACGGCGTCACCAAAGTCATCAAGGTCGGCGACTATGAGACCGTCATGGACGCGGCCTACAAGGCGCGCATCAACATTCCGTCAGACTGCCGCGACGGCGCCTGCGGCACCTGCAAGGCGTTCTGCGATTCCGGTTCCTTCGACCCGGGCGACTACATCGACGACGCCATGACCGAAGAGGAGCTCGAAAAGGGCTACCTGCTGACCTGCCAGGCCGTCCCGGAATCGGACCTGGCCATCCAGATCCCGGCCACGTCGGAGTCGGCCAAGACGGCGGCGGCCACCTTCAGCTCCACCATCAAGGAGCTCAACCGGCACACGGACTCCACGGTGTCCTTCACCCTTGAGGTGGACAACCGGGACGCACTGGCGTTCCTTCCCGGCCAGTACGTCAACCTCAAGGTCCCCGGGACCGACGCCGAGCGCTCCTACTCCTTCAGCAGCGGCCCCGAGGTGCAGGACACGTCCTTCATGGTCCGTGTCACCCCGCAGGGCGCCATGTCCGAGTACCTGCGCGACCGCGCCGCAGTAGGCGACTCGATCGACTTCACCGGCCCCTACGGATCGTTCTTCCTGCGGGAGCCCAAGCGGCCCCTGCTGCTTCTGGCCGGCGGCACCGGCCTGGCCCCGCTCCTGTCCATCCTGGAAAAGCTCTCCGAAAACCCGCCGTCCACCCCGGTCCACCTCATTTACGGCCTCACCCGCGAGGCGGACATCGTGGGCCTGGACTGGCTGCGTGCCTACGAGGCTAAGCTGCCCGGCTTCACCTGGGATTACATCGCCTCCGAGCCCGGTACCTCCGCCCCGCACACCGGCTACGTCACCCAGATCATCGAACCGAAGCACCTTAGCGAAGGCGACGTGGACATCTACCTTTGCGGCCCGCCCCCCATGGTCAATGCCGTCTCCAAGTGGCTGGACACCGAAGGCATCCAGCCTGCCAACTTCTACTTCGAGCGGTTCGCGCCGAAGGAGACCACCGGAGGCGACGCCGAGACCGGAGTCCCGGCGCCGGCCGAGAAGATCCAGGCCGAAGGCGACACGATGAGCCGCGGCGAGGCAGTGTCCTCGCTGGAGACCGGCCGGCTGGATTTCCGCAAGGAGGACAGCTTCGTCCAGCTCGACGCCCGCATGGGCCTGGAGTTGGCGGTCAGTGAACTGCTGCTGGGCCGGCTCAGCGAGGAGCAGCTGCGCCAGTTCCGCCGGCTCGCCGAAGCTACTACGGCGTCAGTGGACGGCGGGAGCATCAGGGATCCCGAGGAGTTCGCGCGCACCAACGAGGAATTCCACGAGTACCTCTTCATGGTCTGCGACAACCCCATGCTGCTGGAGTCCTACCGCCGCCTGGATGTGCACGCCCAGATGGCCGCGGTCCTCGAAGCCGGAACGCCGATCTTCGCGCGGGTCACCCAGGACCACCTGGACATCGTGGACGCCTTCGAACGAGGTGACAAGGACAGCCTCCGCGCCGTTATCACCGCGCACGCTCACGACGCGAAGGACACCATGGCCGGCGCCATCGACGCCAAGGCCGCCCTCTGA
- a CDS encoding 1,6-dihydroxycyclohexa-2,4-diene-1-carboxylate dehydrogenase yields MAAPYAGQFVTPGRFGGKVAVVTGAAQGIGRKVAERIGAEGGAVVLVDRAELVHDVARAIEEAAKASGSGGSATSVAADLETFAGATQAVKAALAAHARVDVLVNNVGGTIWARPYEEYDEDKIEKEIRRSLFPTLWSCRAVLPAMLEQESGTIVNVSSVATRGMHRVPYAAAKGGVNALTQALAMEVAGRGIRVVATAPGGTEAPPRKVKRGPEAQSATEKAWYQVIVDQTVESSFMKRYGTLDEQAAPIVFLASDEASYLTGSILPVAGGDLG; encoded by the coding sequence ATGGCAGCGCCGTACGCCGGGCAATTCGTGACCCCCGGCAGGTTCGGCGGCAAGGTCGCCGTCGTCACCGGTGCAGCCCAGGGGATCGGCCGGAAAGTGGCCGAACGCATCGGCGCTGAAGGCGGGGCAGTGGTCCTGGTGGACCGCGCGGAACTGGTCCACGACGTGGCCCGCGCCATCGAAGAAGCCGCCAAGGCCTCCGGTTCCGGGGGCTCGGCCACGTCCGTCGCTGCGGACCTGGAGACCTTCGCCGGTGCTACACAGGCCGTCAAGGCAGCGCTGGCCGCCCACGCACGCGTGGATGTCCTGGTCAACAATGTGGGCGGCACCATCTGGGCACGCCCCTACGAGGAATACGACGAGGACAAGATCGAGAAGGAGATCCGCCGCTCGCTATTCCCTACCCTCTGGAGCTGCCGGGCGGTGCTGCCGGCGATGCTGGAACAGGAGTCGGGGACCATCGTCAACGTGTCCTCGGTGGCCACCCGCGGCATGCACCGCGTCCCGTACGCCGCGGCAAAGGGCGGCGTCAACGCCCTGACCCAGGCCTTGGCCATGGAGGTGGCTGGCCGGGGCATCCGCGTAGTCGCCACCGCGCCGGGCGGCACCGAGGCGCCGCCGCGGAAGGTCAAGCGCGGGCCGGAAGCCCAATCCGCCACCGAGAAGGCCTGGTACCAGGTGATCGTGGACCAGACCGTGGAATCGTCCTTCATGAAGCGCTACGGCACCCTTGACGAGCAGGCCGCGCCCATCGTCTTCCTCGCCTCCGACGAAGCGTCCTACCTCACCGGCAGCATCCTCCCGGTGGCCGGCGGGGACCTGGGGTAG
- a CDS encoding AAA family ATPase, giving the protein MTARSAQGDIGADSPLVGRDAVFGELLEIVRTVRKGKVATVVLTGPSGCGKTAVLESFLEHCRTGARGVGVLSAMGDEWEAQFALAGYSQLMLTSPLRSAKAYDGGPHLPATPVAALSADQVVNYASTLSTHLEGLQSHGSVVVAVDDVHKLDVESLRILTFVMRRLHGKRILFLLTLNPADAPRIPAGVLDFLTGHQVVRIPMEPFTAQQVQEVARRLHGIDLSVTAAHGLVRHTGGLPQPVVELLRELPAETWLAWFPSLPPTSRLRARVHSVLDAASPGLVAVAEAASVLGRSAGLSEVASVSGVESVLEALDEGHRAGLLRLSVDQARSAVVFVEPGTAEAIYEQIVPSRRIALHRLAAEAVEPEGEKLGHWVSATPAADQALAEELEDFANRQAAVGAWQDVATALFSASRLSLDIRSRNDRLLRAVDALVGAGNVAEAQTWSAAVDALPPSPLRSSVLGYLSTVSGQNDSAQSQLEMAWRTSNPEREPKAAAQVAQRFVLHGVASWDGPMITGWAERAMSLTEPGTPAHVESEAIYGLGLYARGRLGEAEASYQRAFGHAAENAQKQRVQMGAGWLALRMDNVESALANFESAAPTEYRGGSLRISLWAEAWLARTHLVLGNWDAAAATIARSSVRLETSRMPLIRPLLYWTAAELWSMRGDWDRARYYVSQAAVQPGTYRAMQVPASLARARFHEARADYESALAVLQPLTELDPWTEDRVSFWPWQDTYVNALVMTDQLDTAEAFLTSFEGLRREREIPSDMARMAWARGRLLAAQGDPDAARAHFEAALGHLRGLNRPYLRARISFAFGQSMRRAGKRRLASSVLRAARDLYDSLGAATYVERCDRELKATGLDVGNFPDPSDTVLTAARDHHIQLTAQEQAVAELVAGGATNKEAARALFLAEKTVQYHLTRLYRKMGIRSRSELAAAFRAKD; this is encoded by the coding sequence ATGACTGCGAGGTCCGCCCAGGGCGATATCGGTGCGGATTCGCCGCTGGTAGGCCGCGATGCGGTGTTCGGGGAGCTCCTGGAAATCGTCCGCACGGTCCGCAAGGGCAAGGTGGCCACCGTGGTCCTCACCGGCCCCTCGGGTTGCGGAAAAACCGCCGTGCTGGAGTCCTTCCTGGAGCATTGCCGCACGGGCGCGCGCGGCGTCGGCGTCCTCTCTGCCATGGGCGATGAGTGGGAAGCGCAGTTCGCGCTCGCCGGATACTCCCAGCTCATGCTCACCTCGCCGCTGCGTTCGGCAAAGGCGTACGACGGCGGTCCGCACCTTCCGGCGACGCCCGTCGCCGCCCTGAGTGCGGACCAGGTGGTCAATTACGCGTCGACGCTGAGCACCCACCTCGAAGGGCTGCAGTCACACGGAAGCGTGGTGGTCGCCGTCGACGACGTCCACAAGCTGGACGTGGAAAGCCTGCGCATCCTCACGTTCGTCATGCGCCGGCTGCATGGCAAGCGGATCCTTTTCCTGCTCACGCTGAACCCCGCGGATGCGCCACGCATCCCCGCCGGCGTCCTGGATTTCCTGACCGGGCACCAGGTGGTCCGGATCCCGATGGAGCCGTTCACCGCGCAGCAGGTCCAGGAAGTGGCCCGGCGCCTGCACGGCATCGACCTCAGCGTCACCGCGGCGCACGGGCTGGTCCGGCACACGGGCGGCCTGCCGCAGCCCGTGGTAGAGCTGCTGCGCGAGCTGCCCGCGGAAACCTGGCTGGCCTGGTTCCCGTCGCTGCCGCCCACCTCCCGGCTGCGCGCCAGGGTGCACAGCGTCCTGGATGCCGCCTCGCCCGGACTCGTCGCCGTCGCCGAAGCCGCGTCCGTGCTGGGCCGCAGTGCGGGGCTGTCGGAAGTAGCCTCCGTCAGCGGAGTGGAGTCCGTCCTCGAAGCCCTGGACGAAGGACACCGCGCCGGCCTCCTGCGGCTGTCCGTGGACCAGGCGCGCTCCGCCGTCGTGTTCGTTGAACCCGGCACCGCCGAAGCGATTTACGAGCAGATCGTTCCCAGCCGCCGCATCGCGCTGCACCGCCTGGCCGCGGAGGCCGTGGAGCCGGAGGGCGAAAAGCTGGGGCACTGGGTCTCGGCAACGCCCGCCGCGGACCAGGCGCTCGCCGAAGAACTCGAGGATTTTGCCAACCGCCAAGCGGCCGTGGGGGCATGGCAGGACGTGGCGACGGCATTGTTTTCCGCGTCCCGCCTGTCGTTGGACATCCGGTCGCGCAACGACCGGCTCCTGCGCGCAGTCGACGCCCTGGTGGGGGCCGGCAATGTTGCCGAGGCGCAGACCTGGTCCGCCGCCGTCGACGCCCTGCCTCCCTCGCCGCTGCGCTCCTCCGTGCTGGGCTACCTGTCCACCGTGTCCGGCCAGAACGACAGCGCCCAAAGCCAGCTGGAAATGGCGTGGCGCACCAGCAACCCGGAGCGCGAACCCAAGGCGGCAGCCCAGGTGGCGCAGCGTTTTGTCCTGCACGGGGTGGCATCCTGGGACGGGCCGATGATCACCGGCTGGGCGGAACGTGCCATGTCGCTGACCGAGCCCGGAACGCCCGCCCATGTCGAGTCGGAAGCCATCTATGGCCTGGGTCTGTATGCCAGGGGCCGTCTGGGGGAGGCAGAGGCCTCGTACCAGCGCGCGTTCGGCCACGCCGCCGAGAATGCGCAGAAACAGCGCGTGCAGATGGGTGCCGGCTGGCTGGCGCTGAGGATGGACAACGTCGAATCGGCCCTGGCGAACTTTGAGTCGGCGGCCCCCACCGAGTACCGGGGCGGGTCGTTGCGGATTTCCCTGTGGGCCGAGGCATGGCTGGCCCGCACGCACCTGGTCCTCGGAAACTGGGACGCCGCTGCGGCCACCATAGCCCGTTCCAGTGTCCGCCTGGAAACTTCCCGGATGCCCCTGATCCGGCCTCTGCTGTACTGGACCGCGGCCGAGCTCTGGTCCATGCGAGGGGACTGGGACCGTGCCCGCTACTACGTTTCGCAGGCCGCGGTCCAGCCGGGCACCTACCGGGCAATGCAGGTGCCGGCCAGCCTGGCGCGGGCCCGGTTCCACGAGGCGCGCGCTGACTATGAGAGCGCCCTGGCCGTGCTGCAGCCACTGACCGAGCTGGACCCGTGGACCGAGGACCGCGTGTCCTTTTGGCCGTGGCAGGACACGTACGTCAACGCCTTGGTAATGACGGATCAGCTGGATACCGCTGAAGCATTCCTGACGTCCTTCGAGGGGCTGCGGCGCGAGCGCGAAATCCCGTCGGACATGGCACGGATGGCGTGGGCGCGGGGCCGGCTGCTCGCGGCCCAGGGGGACCCCGACGCGGCCCGGGCGCATTTCGAGGCCGCCCTGGGCCACCTCCGCGGGCTCAACCGGCCCTACCTGCGGGCCCGGATCAGTTTTGCCTTCGGGCAGAGCATGCGCCGCGCCGGGAAGCGGCGGCTGGCGTCTTCGGTGCTGCGTGCGGCGAGGGACCTCTACGACTCATTGGGCGCGGCCACCTATGTGGAGCGCTGCGACAGGGAACTCAAGGCGACCGGTCTCGACGTCGGAAATTTCCCCGACCCTTCCGACACGGTGCTCACCGCCGCCCGGGACCATCACATCCAGCTCACGGCGCAGGAGCAGGCGGTGGCCGAGCTCGTGGCCGGGGGTGCCACCAACAAGGAGGCCGCCCGCGCCCTGTTCCTCGCGGAGAAGACCGTGCAGTACCACCTCACGCGGCTCTACCGGAAGATGGGCATCCGCTCCCGCAGCGAACTAGCCGCCGCGTTCCGGGCCAAGGACTGA
- the catC gene encoding muconolactone Delta-isomerase, whose amino-acid sequence MKYLVHMDVKLPADLPASEAAGIKAKEKAYSQELQCSGKWPEIWRVVGEYANYSIFDVDSNDELHDILQNLPLFPYMEISVVPLAKHPSDVK is encoded by the coding sequence GTGAAGTACCTGGTCCACATGGACGTGAAACTGCCGGCAGACCTGCCCGCCTCCGAGGCGGCCGGGATCAAGGCGAAGGAGAAGGCCTACTCGCAGGAACTGCAGTGCTCGGGGAAGTGGCCGGAAATCTGGCGCGTGGTGGGTGAATACGCCAACTATTCGATCTTCGACGTTGACTCCAACGACGAACTCCACGACATCCTGCAGAACCTTCCATTGTTCCCGTACATGGAGATCTCGGTGGTGCCGCTGGCCAAGCATCCCTCCGACGTCAAGTAG
- a CDS encoding mandelate racemase/muconate lactonizing enzyme family protein has translation MKIAAIEAIPYSIPYRHPLHFASGSVHEADHVLVRLRTDDGVVGIADTPPRPYTYGETQKSIVAVVQDVFAPQLIGVDIFDREKIQEILYRTIHNQTAKGAVDIAVWDVIGKTLGQPVTKLLGGYTDSLRVSHMLGFKPAQELLALALEFRETYGINTFKLKTGRRPIHLDIDAARVLREGLGQNAELYMDANRGWSANEAAEVLRRTADLGLQFLEEPDDAREILGRRRLVANSPIPIAADESAPNLGEAAKEILNGGANLLAVKTARSGFTEAAKIVGMAEGMGIDVYIGNQIDTQVGTVASVVFGAAFAHTAKRAAELSNYLDMTDDLLAEPLQIIDGRIRVPEGPGVGTGVNDEKLERYRRDR, from the coding sequence ATGAAAATCGCAGCCATTGAGGCGATTCCCTACTCGATCCCCTACCGCCACCCGCTGCATTTCGCCTCCGGGTCCGTCCACGAAGCCGACCATGTGCTGGTCCGCCTCCGCACGGACGACGGCGTGGTGGGCATCGCGGACACCCCGCCGCGTCCGTACACCTACGGTGAGACGCAAAAGTCCATCGTCGCGGTGGTGCAGGACGTGTTCGCTCCGCAACTGATCGGCGTCGACATCTTTGACCGGGAGAAGATCCAGGAGATCCTCTACCGGACCATCCACAACCAGACCGCCAAGGGCGCCGTGGATATCGCTGTGTGGGACGTCATCGGCAAGACGCTGGGACAGCCCGTCACCAAACTGCTGGGCGGCTACACCGACTCACTGCGGGTCTCCCACATGCTCGGCTTCAAGCCAGCGCAGGAACTGCTCGCCCTGGCCCTGGAGTTCCGCGAAACCTACGGCATCAACACGTTCAAGCTGAAGACCGGCCGCCGCCCCATCCACCTGGACATAGACGCGGCACGCGTGCTGCGCGAGGGCCTCGGCCAGAACGCCGAACTGTACATGGACGCCAACCGGGGCTGGTCCGCGAACGAGGCCGCCGAAGTGCTCCGCCGCACCGCGGACCTGGGCCTGCAGTTCCTTGAGGAACCGGATGACGCCCGCGAAATCCTGGGCCGCCGCCGGCTGGTGGCCAACTCCCCCATCCCCATCGCAGCGGATGAATCCGCCCCCAACCTCGGCGAAGCCGCCAAGGAAATCCTCAACGGCGGGGCCAACCTGCTGGCGGTCAAGACGGCCCGCTCCGGGTTCACCGAGGCCGCCAAGATCGTGGGAATGGCCGAGGGGATGGGCATCGACGTCTACATCGGCAACCAGATCGACACCCAGGTGGGCACCGTGGCTTCCGTGGTGTTTGGCGCCGCCTTCGCCCACACCGCCAAGCGCGCCGCGGAACTGTCCAACTACCTGGACATGACGGACGACCTGCTGGCCGAACCGCTGCAGATCATCGACGGGCGCATCCGCGTCCCCGAAGGCCCCGGCGTGGGCACCGGGGTGAACGACGAAAAGCTCGAGCGCTACCGCCGCGACCGCTAA